A stretch of the Coturnix japonica isolate 7356 chromosome 27, Coturnix japonica 2.1, whole genome shotgun sequence genome encodes the following:
- the ETV4 gene encoding ETS translocation variant 4 isoform X7, with amino-acid sequence MKGYVDQQVPFTFPQPPPGHAGSGCRTPGAGKSPMEPGLLPAQDSEAQVPDSDEQFVPDFHSENPFHSPPAKIKKEPQSPSSDPTLSCNHKQPFQYRNGEQCLYASAYDQPRPVGIKSPDPGTPIQSPLQQFPRQDRNFLTPSGPPHPTSSCGYLIENSSAYQPPVEMCHSFPSSQGMARDAPIAYQRPISEQCLQFPPQGFKQEFHDPLYEQASSSCQYPAAVVIKQEQVDYMYDSGCSYDKQMRPFADDVCVVPEKFEAGDIKQEVGGYREGPPYQRRGSLQLWQFLVALLDDPSNSHFIAWTGRGMEFKLIEPEEVARLWGIQKNRPAMNYDKLSRSLRYYYEKGIMQKVAGERYVYKFVCEPEALFSLAFPDNQRPALKAELERQISEEDTVPLSHLDEGTAYLPDLGSLPPQLYSKGYTY; translated from the exons ATGAAGGGGTACGTGGACCAGCAGGTGCCGTTCACTTTCCCCCAG ccgccgccgggTCATGCGGGCTCCGGATGCCGAACTCCGGGCGCTGGGAAGAGCCCCATGGAGCCGGGCTTGCTGCCGGCGCAGGATTCGGAAG CTCAGGTTCCAGACAGCGATGAGCAATTCGTGCCTGACTTCCATTCAGAAAACC CTTTTCACAGTCCTCCTGCAAAGATTAAAAAGGAGCCACAAAGTCCCTCCTCGGACCCCACGCTGTCCTGCAACCACAAGCAGCCATTCCAGTACCGCAATGGAGAGCAGTGCCTTTATGCCAG TGCCTATGATCAACCCAGACCAGTTGGGATCAAGTCCCCTGACCCAGGAACCCCAATCCAGTCACCGCTCCAGCAATTCCCCAGACAGGACAGGAACTTCCTGACTCCTTCAGGGCCACCACACCCCACATCCAGCTGTGGATACCTCATTGAAAACAG CTCTGCCTACCAGCCACCTGTGGAGATGTGCcactccttcccctcctcccaggGCATGGCCAGGGATGCCCCCATCGCCTACCAACGCCCCATATCTGAGCAATGCCTCCAGTTCCCCCCACAGGGCTTCAAGCAGGAGTTCCACGACCCACTGTATGAGCAGgcgagcagcagctgccagtaCCCAGCAGCCGTGGTCATCAAGCAGGAGCAGGTGGACTACATGTATGACTCAG gctgcagctaTGACAAGCAGATGAGGCCCTTTGCTGATGATGTCTGTGTTGTTCCAGAAAAATTTGAAG CAGGTGATATCAAGCAGGAGGTCGGAGGGTACCGAGAGGGTCCCCCCTATCAGCGGAGGGGATCTCTCCAGCTCTGGCAGTTCCTTGTGGCTCTATTGGATGACCCCTCAAACTCCCACTTCATAGCATGGACTGGAAGAGGGATGGAGTTCAAGCTGATTGAGCCAGAAGAG GTAGCCAGACTGTGGGGCATCCAGAAGAACCGGCCAGCCATGAACTATGACAAGCTGAGCCGCTCTCTTCGCTACTATTATGAGAAAGGCATCATGCAGAAG GTGGCAGGGGAACGCTATGTCTACAAGTTCGTGTGTGAGCCTGAGGCTCTGTTCTCTCTGGCCTTCCCTGACAACCAGCGGCCAGCCttaaaggcagagctggagcgACAGATCAGTGAGGAGGACACAGTGCCTCTGTCCCACCTGGATGAAGGCACTGCTTACCTGCCTGACCTCGGGAGCCTCCCCCCTCAGCTCTACAGCAAAGGCTACACCTACtag
- the ETV4 gene encoding ETS translocation variant 4 isoform X1 yields the protein MKGYVDQQVPFTFPQPPPGHAGSGCRTPGAGKSPMEPGLLPAQDSEELFQDLSQFQETWLTEAQVPDSDEQFVPDFHSENLAFHSPPAKIKKEPQSPSSDPTLSCNHKQPFQYRNGEQCLYASAYDQPRPVGIKSPDPGTPIQSPLQQFPRQDRNFLTPSGPPHPTSSCGYLIENSSAYQPPVEMCHSFPSSQGMARDAPIAYQRPISEQCLQFPPQGFKQEFHDPLYEQASSSCQYPAAVVIKQEQVDYMYDSGCSYDKQMRPFADDVCVVPEKFEAGDIKQEVGGYREGPPYQRRGSLQLWQFLVALLDDPSNSHFIAWTGRGMEFKLIEPEEVARLWGIQKNRPAMNYDKLSRSLRYYYEKGIMQKVAGERYVYKFVCEPEALFSLAFPDNQRPALKAELERQISEEDTVPLSHLDEGTAYLPDLGSLPPQLYSKGYTY from the exons ATGAAGGGGTACGTGGACCAGCAGGTGCCGTTCACTTTCCCCCAG ccgccgccgggTCATGCGGGCTCCGGATGCCGAACTCCGGGCGCTGGGAAGAGCCCCATGGAGCCGGGCTTGCTGCCGGCGCAGGATTCGGAAG AGCTCTTCCAGGACTTGAGCCAGTTCCAGGAGACTTGGCTGACAGAAG CTCAGGTTCCAGACAGCGATGAGCAATTCGTGCCTGACTTCCATTCAGAAAACC TAGCTTTTCACAGTCCTCCTGCAAAGATTAAAAAGGAGCCACAAAGTCCCTCCTCGGACCCCACGCTGTCCTGCAACCACAAGCAGCCATTCCAGTACCGCAATGGAGAGCAGTGCCTTTATGCCAG TGCCTATGATCAACCCAGACCAGTTGGGATCAAGTCCCCTGACCCAGGAACCCCAATCCAGTCACCGCTCCAGCAATTCCCCAGACAGGACAGGAACTTCCTGACTCCTTCAGGGCCACCACACCCCACATCCAGCTGTGGATACCTCATTGAAAACAG CTCTGCCTACCAGCCACCTGTGGAGATGTGCcactccttcccctcctcccaggGCATGGCCAGGGATGCCCCCATCGCCTACCAACGCCCCATATCTGAGCAATGCCTCCAGTTCCCCCCACAGGGCTTCAAGCAGGAGTTCCACGACCCACTGTATGAGCAGgcgagcagcagctgccagtaCCCAGCAGCCGTGGTCATCAAGCAGGAGCAGGTGGACTACATGTATGACTCAG gctgcagctaTGACAAGCAGATGAGGCCCTTTGCTGATGATGTCTGTGTTGTTCCAGAAAAATTTGAAG CAGGTGATATCAAGCAGGAGGTCGGAGGGTACCGAGAGGGTCCCCCCTATCAGCGGAGGGGATCTCTCCAGCTCTGGCAGTTCCTTGTGGCTCTATTGGATGACCCCTCAAACTCCCACTTCATAGCATGGACTGGAAGAGGGATGGAGTTCAAGCTGATTGAGCCAGAAGAG GTAGCCAGACTGTGGGGCATCCAGAAGAACCGGCCAGCCATGAACTATGACAAGCTGAGCCGCTCTCTTCGCTACTATTATGAGAAAGGCATCATGCAGAAG GTGGCAGGGGAACGCTATGTCTACAAGTTCGTGTGTGAGCCTGAGGCTCTGTTCTCTCTGGCCTTCCCTGACAACCAGCGGCCAGCCttaaaggcagagctggagcgACAGATCAGTGAGGAGGACACAGTGCCTCTGTCCCACCTGGATGAAGGCACTGCTTACCTGCCTGACCTCGGGAGCCTCCCCCCTCAGCTCTACAGCAAAGGCTACACCTACtag
- the ETV4 gene encoding ETS translocation variant 4 isoform X8 has translation MKGYVDQQVPFTFPQPPPGHAGSGCRTPGAGKSPMEPGLLPAQDSEELFQDLSQFQETWLTEAQVPDSDEQFVPDFHSENLAFHSPPAKIKKEPQSPSSDPTLSCNHKQPFQYRNGEQCLYASAYDQPRPVGIKSPDPGTPIQSPLQQFPRQDRNFLTPSGPPHPTSSCGYLIENSSAYQPPVEMCHSFPSSQGMARDAPIAYQRPISEQCLQFPPQGFKQEFHDPLYEQASSSCQYPAAVVIKQEQVDYMYDSAGDIKQEVGGYREGPPYQRRGSLQLWQFLVALLDDPSNSHFIAWTGRGMEFKLIEPEEVARLWGIQKNRPAMNYDKLSRSLRYYYEKGIMQKVAGERYVYKFVCEPEALFSLAFPDNQRPALKAELERQISEEDTVPLSHLDEGTAYLPDLGSLPPQLYSKGYTY, from the exons ATGAAGGGGTACGTGGACCAGCAGGTGCCGTTCACTTTCCCCCAG ccgccgccgggTCATGCGGGCTCCGGATGCCGAACTCCGGGCGCTGGGAAGAGCCCCATGGAGCCGGGCTTGCTGCCGGCGCAGGATTCGGAAG AGCTCTTCCAGGACTTGAGCCAGTTCCAGGAGACTTGGCTGACAGAAG CTCAGGTTCCAGACAGCGATGAGCAATTCGTGCCTGACTTCCATTCAGAAAACC TAGCTTTTCACAGTCCTCCTGCAAAGATTAAAAAGGAGCCACAAAGTCCCTCCTCGGACCCCACGCTGTCCTGCAACCACAAGCAGCCATTCCAGTACCGCAATGGAGAGCAGTGCCTTTATGCCAG TGCCTATGATCAACCCAGACCAGTTGGGATCAAGTCCCCTGACCCAGGAACCCCAATCCAGTCACCGCTCCAGCAATTCCCCAGACAGGACAGGAACTTCCTGACTCCTTCAGGGCCACCACACCCCACATCCAGCTGTGGATACCTCATTGAAAACAG CTCTGCCTACCAGCCACCTGTGGAGATGTGCcactccttcccctcctcccaggGCATGGCCAGGGATGCCCCCATCGCCTACCAACGCCCCATATCTGAGCAATGCCTCCAGTTCCCCCCACAGGGCTTCAAGCAGGAGTTCCACGACCCACTGTATGAGCAGgcgagcagcagctgccagtaCCCAGCAGCCGTGGTCATCAAGCAGGAGCAGGTGGACTACATGTATGACTCAG CAGGTGATATCAAGCAGGAGGTCGGAGGGTACCGAGAGGGTCCCCCCTATCAGCGGAGGGGATCTCTCCAGCTCTGGCAGTTCCTTGTGGCTCTATTGGATGACCCCTCAAACTCCCACTTCATAGCATGGACTGGAAGAGGGATGGAGTTCAAGCTGATTGAGCCAGAAGAG GTAGCCAGACTGTGGGGCATCCAGAAGAACCGGCCAGCCATGAACTATGACAAGCTGAGCCGCTCTCTTCGCTACTATTATGAGAAAGGCATCATGCAGAAG GTGGCAGGGGAACGCTATGTCTACAAGTTCGTGTGTGAGCCTGAGGCTCTGTTCTCTCTGGCCTTCCCTGACAACCAGCGGCCAGCCttaaaggcagagctggagcgACAGATCAGTGAGGAGGACACAGTGCCTCTGTCCCACCTGGATGAAGGCACTGCTTACCTGCCTGACCTCGGGAGCCTCCCCCCTCAGCTCTACAGCAAAGGCTACACCTACtag
- the ETV4 gene encoding ETS translocation variant 4 isoform X3, producing MKGYVDQQVPFTFPQPPPGHAGSGCRTPGAGKSPMEPGLLPAQDSEELFQDLSQFQETWLTEAQVPDSDEQFVPDFHSENPFHSPPAKIKKEPQSPSSDPTLSCNHKQPFQYRNGEQCLYASAYDQPRPVGIKSPDPGTPIQSPLQQFPRQDRNFLTPSGPPHPTSSCGYLIENSSAYQPPVEMCHSFPSSQGMARDAPIAYQRPISEQCLQFPPQGFKQEFHDPLYEQASSSCQYPAAVVIKQEQVDYMYDSGCSYDKQMRPFADDVCVVPEKFEAGDIKQEVGGYREGPPYQRRGSLQLWQFLVALLDDPSNSHFIAWTGRGMEFKLIEPEEVARLWGIQKNRPAMNYDKLSRSLRYYYEKGIMQKVAGERYVYKFVCEPEALFSLAFPDNQRPALKAELERQISEEDTVPLSHLDEGTAYLPDLGSLPPQLYSKGYTY from the exons ATGAAGGGGTACGTGGACCAGCAGGTGCCGTTCACTTTCCCCCAG ccgccgccgggTCATGCGGGCTCCGGATGCCGAACTCCGGGCGCTGGGAAGAGCCCCATGGAGCCGGGCTTGCTGCCGGCGCAGGATTCGGAAG AGCTCTTCCAGGACTTGAGCCAGTTCCAGGAGACTTGGCTGACAGAAG CTCAGGTTCCAGACAGCGATGAGCAATTCGTGCCTGACTTCCATTCAGAAAACC CTTTTCACAGTCCTCCTGCAAAGATTAAAAAGGAGCCACAAAGTCCCTCCTCGGACCCCACGCTGTCCTGCAACCACAAGCAGCCATTCCAGTACCGCAATGGAGAGCAGTGCCTTTATGCCAG TGCCTATGATCAACCCAGACCAGTTGGGATCAAGTCCCCTGACCCAGGAACCCCAATCCAGTCACCGCTCCAGCAATTCCCCAGACAGGACAGGAACTTCCTGACTCCTTCAGGGCCACCACACCCCACATCCAGCTGTGGATACCTCATTGAAAACAG CTCTGCCTACCAGCCACCTGTGGAGATGTGCcactccttcccctcctcccaggGCATGGCCAGGGATGCCCCCATCGCCTACCAACGCCCCATATCTGAGCAATGCCTCCAGTTCCCCCCACAGGGCTTCAAGCAGGAGTTCCACGACCCACTGTATGAGCAGgcgagcagcagctgccagtaCCCAGCAGCCGTGGTCATCAAGCAGGAGCAGGTGGACTACATGTATGACTCAG gctgcagctaTGACAAGCAGATGAGGCCCTTTGCTGATGATGTCTGTGTTGTTCCAGAAAAATTTGAAG CAGGTGATATCAAGCAGGAGGTCGGAGGGTACCGAGAGGGTCCCCCCTATCAGCGGAGGGGATCTCTCCAGCTCTGGCAGTTCCTTGTGGCTCTATTGGATGACCCCTCAAACTCCCACTTCATAGCATGGACTGGAAGAGGGATGGAGTTCAAGCTGATTGAGCCAGAAGAG GTAGCCAGACTGTGGGGCATCCAGAAGAACCGGCCAGCCATGAACTATGACAAGCTGAGCCGCTCTCTTCGCTACTATTATGAGAAAGGCATCATGCAGAAG GTGGCAGGGGAACGCTATGTCTACAAGTTCGTGTGTGAGCCTGAGGCTCTGTTCTCTCTGGCCTTCCCTGACAACCAGCGGCCAGCCttaaaggcagagctggagcgACAGATCAGTGAGGAGGACACAGTGCCTCTGTCCCACCTGGATGAAGGCACTGCTTACCTGCCTGACCTCGGGAGCCTCCCCCCTCAGCTCTACAGCAAAGGCTACACCTACtag
- the ETV4 gene encoding ETS translocation variant 4 isoform X12: MKGYVDQQVPFTFPQPPPGHAGSGCRTPGAGKSPMEPGLLPAQDSEELFQDLSQFQETWLTEAQVPDSDEQFVPDFHSENPFHSPPAKIKKEPQSPSSDPTLSCNHKQPFQYRNGEQCLYASAYDQPRPVGIKSPDPGTPIQSPLQQFPRQDRNFLTPSGPPHPTSSCGYLIENSSAYQPPVEMCHSFPSSQGMARDAPIAYQRPISEQCLQFPPQGFKQEFHDPLYEQASSSCQYPAAVVIKQEQVDYMYDSGCSYDKQMRPFADDVCVVPEKFEGDIKQEVGGYREGPPYQRRGSLQLWQFLVALLDDPSNSHFIAWTGRGMEFKLIEPEEVARLWGIQKNRPAMNYDKLSRSLRYYYEKGIMQKVAGERYVYKFVCEPEALFSLAFPDNQRPALKAELERQISEEDTVPLSHLDEGTAYLPDLGSLPPQLYSKGYTY; the protein is encoded by the exons ATGAAGGGGTACGTGGACCAGCAGGTGCCGTTCACTTTCCCCCAG ccgccgccgggTCATGCGGGCTCCGGATGCCGAACTCCGGGCGCTGGGAAGAGCCCCATGGAGCCGGGCTTGCTGCCGGCGCAGGATTCGGAAG AGCTCTTCCAGGACTTGAGCCAGTTCCAGGAGACTTGGCTGACAGAAG CTCAGGTTCCAGACAGCGATGAGCAATTCGTGCCTGACTTCCATTCAGAAAACC CTTTTCACAGTCCTCCTGCAAAGATTAAAAAGGAGCCACAAAGTCCCTCCTCGGACCCCACGCTGTCCTGCAACCACAAGCAGCCATTCCAGTACCGCAATGGAGAGCAGTGCCTTTATGCCAG TGCCTATGATCAACCCAGACCAGTTGGGATCAAGTCCCCTGACCCAGGAACCCCAATCCAGTCACCGCTCCAGCAATTCCCCAGACAGGACAGGAACTTCCTGACTCCTTCAGGGCCACCACACCCCACATCCAGCTGTGGATACCTCATTGAAAACAG CTCTGCCTACCAGCCACCTGTGGAGATGTGCcactccttcccctcctcccaggGCATGGCCAGGGATGCCCCCATCGCCTACCAACGCCCCATATCTGAGCAATGCCTCCAGTTCCCCCCACAGGGCTTCAAGCAGGAGTTCCACGACCCACTGTATGAGCAGgcgagcagcagctgccagtaCCCAGCAGCCGTGGTCATCAAGCAGGAGCAGGTGGACTACATGTATGACTCAG gctgcagctaTGACAAGCAGATGAGGCCCTTTGCTGATGATGTCTGTGTTGTTCCAGAAAAATTTGAAG GTGATATCAAGCAGGAGGTCGGAGGGTACCGAGAGGGTCCCCCCTATCAGCGGAGGGGATCTCTCCAGCTCTGGCAGTTCCTTGTGGCTCTATTGGATGACCCCTCAAACTCCCACTTCATAGCATGGACTGGAAGAGGGATGGAGTTCAAGCTGATTGAGCCAGAAGAG GTAGCCAGACTGTGGGGCATCCAGAAGAACCGGCCAGCCATGAACTATGACAAGCTGAGCCGCTCTCTTCGCTACTATTATGAGAAAGGCATCATGCAGAAG GTGGCAGGGGAACGCTATGTCTACAAGTTCGTGTGTGAGCCTGAGGCTCTGTTCTCTCTGGCCTTCCCTGACAACCAGCGGCCAGCCttaaaggcagagctggagcgACAGATCAGTGAGGAGGACACAGTGCCTCTGTCCCACCTGGATGAAGGCACTGCTTACCTGCCTGACCTCGGGAGCCTCCCCCCTCAGCTCTACAGCAAAGGCTACACCTACtag
- the ETV4 gene encoding ETS translocation variant 4 isoform X9: protein MKGYVDQQVPFTFPQPPPGHAGSGCRTPGAGKSPMEPGLLPAQDSEELFQDLSQFQETWLTEAQVPDSDEQFVPDFHSENLAFHSPPAKIKKEPQSPSSDPTLSCNHKQPFQYRNGEQCLYASAYDQPRPVGIKSPDPGTPIQSPLQQFPRQDRNFLTPSGPPHPTSSCGYLIENSSAYQPPVEMCHSFPSSQGMARDAPIAYQRPISEQCLQFPPQGFKQEFHDPLYEQASSSCQYPAAVVIKQEQVDYMYDSGDIKQEVGGYREGPPYQRRGSLQLWQFLVALLDDPSNSHFIAWTGRGMEFKLIEPEEVARLWGIQKNRPAMNYDKLSRSLRYYYEKGIMQKVAGERYVYKFVCEPEALFSLAFPDNQRPALKAELERQISEEDTVPLSHLDEGTAYLPDLGSLPPQLYSKGYTY, encoded by the exons ATGAAGGGGTACGTGGACCAGCAGGTGCCGTTCACTTTCCCCCAG ccgccgccgggTCATGCGGGCTCCGGATGCCGAACTCCGGGCGCTGGGAAGAGCCCCATGGAGCCGGGCTTGCTGCCGGCGCAGGATTCGGAAG AGCTCTTCCAGGACTTGAGCCAGTTCCAGGAGACTTGGCTGACAGAAG CTCAGGTTCCAGACAGCGATGAGCAATTCGTGCCTGACTTCCATTCAGAAAACC TAGCTTTTCACAGTCCTCCTGCAAAGATTAAAAAGGAGCCACAAAGTCCCTCCTCGGACCCCACGCTGTCCTGCAACCACAAGCAGCCATTCCAGTACCGCAATGGAGAGCAGTGCCTTTATGCCAG TGCCTATGATCAACCCAGACCAGTTGGGATCAAGTCCCCTGACCCAGGAACCCCAATCCAGTCACCGCTCCAGCAATTCCCCAGACAGGACAGGAACTTCCTGACTCCTTCAGGGCCACCACACCCCACATCCAGCTGTGGATACCTCATTGAAAACAG CTCTGCCTACCAGCCACCTGTGGAGATGTGCcactccttcccctcctcccaggGCATGGCCAGGGATGCCCCCATCGCCTACCAACGCCCCATATCTGAGCAATGCCTCCAGTTCCCCCCACAGGGCTTCAAGCAGGAGTTCCACGACCCACTGTATGAGCAGgcgagcagcagctgccagtaCCCAGCAGCCGTGGTCATCAAGCAGGAGCAGGTGGACTACATGTATGACTCAG GTGATATCAAGCAGGAGGTCGGAGGGTACCGAGAGGGTCCCCCCTATCAGCGGAGGGGATCTCTCCAGCTCTGGCAGTTCCTTGTGGCTCTATTGGATGACCCCTCAAACTCCCACTTCATAGCATGGACTGGAAGAGGGATGGAGTTCAAGCTGATTGAGCCAGAAGAG GTAGCCAGACTGTGGGGCATCCAGAAGAACCGGCCAGCCATGAACTATGACAAGCTGAGCCGCTCTCTTCGCTACTATTATGAGAAAGGCATCATGCAGAAG GTGGCAGGGGAACGCTATGTCTACAAGTTCGTGTGTGAGCCTGAGGCTCTGTTCTCTCTGGCCTTCCCTGACAACCAGCGGCCAGCCttaaaggcagagctggagcgACAGATCAGTGAGGAGGACACAGTGCCTCTGTCCCACCTGGATGAAGGCACTGCTTACCTGCCTGACCTCGGGAGCCTCCCCCCTCAGCTCTACAGCAAAGGCTACACCTACtag
- the ETV4 gene encoding ETS translocation variant 4 isoform X6, producing the protein MKGYVDQQVPFTFPQPPPGHAGSGCRTPGAGKSPMEPGLLPAQDSEAQVPDSDEQFVPDFHSENLAFHSPPAKIKKEPQSPSSDPTLSCNHKQPFQYRNGEQCLYASAYDQPRPVGIKSPDPGTPIQSPLQQFPRQDRNFLTPSGPPHPTSSCGYLIENSSAYQPPVEMCHSFPSSQGMARDAPIAYQRPISEQCLQFPPQGFKQEFHDPLYEQASSSCQYPAAVVIKQEQVDYMYDSGCSYDKQMRPFADDVCVVPEKFEAGDIKQEVGGYREGPPYQRRGSLQLWQFLVALLDDPSNSHFIAWTGRGMEFKLIEPEEVARLWGIQKNRPAMNYDKLSRSLRYYYEKGIMQKVAGERYVYKFVCEPEALFSLAFPDNQRPALKAELERQISEEDTVPLSHLDEGTAYLPDLGSLPPQLYSKGYTY; encoded by the exons ATGAAGGGGTACGTGGACCAGCAGGTGCCGTTCACTTTCCCCCAG ccgccgccgggTCATGCGGGCTCCGGATGCCGAACTCCGGGCGCTGGGAAGAGCCCCATGGAGCCGGGCTTGCTGCCGGCGCAGGATTCGGAAG CTCAGGTTCCAGACAGCGATGAGCAATTCGTGCCTGACTTCCATTCAGAAAACC TAGCTTTTCACAGTCCTCCTGCAAAGATTAAAAAGGAGCCACAAAGTCCCTCCTCGGACCCCACGCTGTCCTGCAACCACAAGCAGCCATTCCAGTACCGCAATGGAGAGCAGTGCCTTTATGCCAG TGCCTATGATCAACCCAGACCAGTTGGGATCAAGTCCCCTGACCCAGGAACCCCAATCCAGTCACCGCTCCAGCAATTCCCCAGACAGGACAGGAACTTCCTGACTCCTTCAGGGCCACCACACCCCACATCCAGCTGTGGATACCTCATTGAAAACAG CTCTGCCTACCAGCCACCTGTGGAGATGTGCcactccttcccctcctcccaggGCATGGCCAGGGATGCCCCCATCGCCTACCAACGCCCCATATCTGAGCAATGCCTCCAGTTCCCCCCACAGGGCTTCAAGCAGGAGTTCCACGACCCACTGTATGAGCAGgcgagcagcagctgccagtaCCCAGCAGCCGTGGTCATCAAGCAGGAGCAGGTGGACTACATGTATGACTCAG gctgcagctaTGACAAGCAGATGAGGCCCTTTGCTGATGATGTCTGTGTTGTTCCAGAAAAATTTGAAG CAGGTGATATCAAGCAGGAGGTCGGAGGGTACCGAGAGGGTCCCCCCTATCAGCGGAGGGGATCTCTCCAGCTCTGGCAGTTCCTTGTGGCTCTATTGGATGACCCCTCAAACTCCCACTTCATAGCATGGACTGGAAGAGGGATGGAGTTCAAGCTGATTGAGCCAGAAGAG GTAGCCAGACTGTGGGGCATCCAGAAGAACCGGCCAGCCATGAACTATGACAAGCTGAGCCGCTCTCTTCGCTACTATTATGAGAAAGGCATCATGCAGAAG GTGGCAGGGGAACGCTATGTCTACAAGTTCGTGTGTGAGCCTGAGGCTCTGTTCTCTCTGGCCTTCCCTGACAACCAGCGGCCAGCCttaaaggcagagctggagcgACAGATCAGTGAGGAGGACACAGTGCCTCTGTCCCACCTGGATGAAGGCACTGCTTACCTGCCTGACCTCGGGAGCCTCCCCCCTCAGCTCTACAGCAAAGGCTACACCTACtag
- the ETV4 gene encoding ETS translocation variant 4 isoform X2: MKGYVDQQVPFTFPQPPPGHAGSGCRTPGAGKSPMEPGLLPAQDSEELFQDLSQFQETWLTEAQVPDSDEQFVPDFHSENLAFHSPPAKIKKEPQSPSSDPTLSCNHKQPFQYRNGEQCLYASAYDQPRPVGIKSPDPGTPIQSPLQQFPRQDRNFLTPSGPPHPTSSCGYLIENSSAYQPPVEMCHSFPSSQGMARDAPIAYQRPISEQCLQFPPQGFKQEFHDPLYEQASSSCQYPAAVVIKQEQVDYMYDSGCSYDKQMRPFADDVCVVPEKFEGDIKQEVGGYREGPPYQRRGSLQLWQFLVALLDDPSNSHFIAWTGRGMEFKLIEPEEVARLWGIQKNRPAMNYDKLSRSLRYYYEKGIMQKVAGERYVYKFVCEPEALFSLAFPDNQRPALKAELERQISEEDTVPLSHLDEGTAYLPDLGSLPPQLYSKGYTY; the protein is encoded by the exons ATGAAGGGGTACGTGGACCAGCAGGTGCCGTTCACTTTCCCCCAG ccgccgccgggTCATGCGGGCTCCGGATGCCGAACTCCGGGCGCTGGGAAGAGCCCCATGGAGCCGGGCTTGCTGCCGGCGCAGGATTCGGAAG AGCTCTTCCAGGACTTGAGCCAGTTCCAGGAGACTTGGCTGACAGAAG CTCAGGTTCCAGACAGCGATGAGCAATTCGTGCCTGACTTCCATTCAGAAAACC TAGCTTTTCACAGTCCTCCTGCAAAGATTAAAAAGGAGCCACAAAGTCCCTCCTCGGACCCCACGCTGTCCTGCAACCACAAGCAGCCATTCCAGTACCGCAATGGAGAGCAGTGCCTTTATGCCAG TGCCTATGATCAACCCAGACCAGTTGGGATCAAGTCCCCTGACCCAGGAACCCCAATCCAGTCACCGCTCCAGCAATTCCCCAGACAGGACAGGAACTTCCTGACTCCTTCAGGGCCACCACACCCCACATCCAGCTGTGGATACCTCATTGAAAACAG CTCTGCCTACCAGCCACCTGTGGAGATGTGCcactccttcccctcctcccaggGCATGGCCAGGGATGCCCCCATCGCCTACCAACGCCCCATATCTGAGCAATGCCTCCAGTTCCCCCCACAGGGCTTCAAGCAGGAGTTCCACGACCCACTGTATGAGCAGgcgagcagcagctgccagtaCCCAGCAGCCGTGGTCATCAAGCAGGAGCAGGTGGACTACATGTATGACTCAG gctgcagctaTGACAAGCAGATGAGGCCCTTTGCTGATGATGTCTGTGTTGTTCCAGAAAAATTTGAAG GTGATATCAAGCAGGAGGTCGGAGGGTACCGAGAGGGTCCCCCCTATCAGCGGAGGGGATCTCTCCAGCTCTGGCAGTTCCTTGTGGCTCTATTGGATGACCCCTCAAACTCCCACTTCATAGCATGGACTGGAAGAGGGATGGAGTTCAAGCTGATTGAGCCAGAAGAG GTAGCCAGACTGTGGGGCATCCAGAAGAACCGGCCAGCCATGAACTATGACAAGCTGAGCCGCTCTCTTCGCTACTATTATGAGAAAGGCATCATGCAGAAG GTGGCAGGGGAACGCTATGTCTACAAGTTCGTGTGTGAGCCTGAGGCTCTGTTCTCTCTGGCCTTCCCTGACAACCAGCGGCCAGCCttaaaggcagagctggagcgACAGATCAGTGAGGAGGACACAGTGCCTCTGTCCCACCTGGATGAAGGCACTGCTTACCTGCCTGACCTCGGGAGCCTCCCCCCTCAGCTCTACAGCAAAGGCTACACCTACtag